Proteins co-encoded in one Acanthopagrus latus isolate v.2019 chromosome 10, fAcaLat1.1, whole genome shotgun sequence genomic window:
- the LOC119027177 gene encoding tripartite motif-containing protein 16-like has translation MAGRRLERGMDLDQSQLCCSVCLDLLKEPVTIPCGHNYCKSCIVGCWEQEVQRGKYSCPQCREEFSQRPVLRRNNMLAEVVKKLKRTSTQQASPPAAVTCAGPSDVACDFCSGTKPNKATMSCLNCLASYCPTHLRPHYSVPVLKKHQLVSATVPLQEKMCTKHNKLMEVFCQTDKTCICYLCIIDEHKGHSTVSAAAERAEEQKQLTVSQKKVQQREKERKKELNKLIQALKEYKSCCGTAVRTSDKLFDGLIASIKKKRTLVKQLMKNQEKTAVAKAEELQLKLEDEISKLRRRDSELEQLSHVDDNIHFIQTFRSLSASCESPDLPPDPVVRPQHSFEAVTGCVSDLWGHVEKLLTDTWPRISVTASAVDVVMPPVPKTREEFLRYCCRLTLDVNSAYIYLSLSQDNRRATSSSNKNYYGSHSDRFTGIQQVLCREGLSGRCYWEVIWSGCTCSVAVSYKDISRSSTDSEFGNNKKSWSLDCSQQGYSFRHNMRSKTVSGPQSSKIGVYLDYRAGTLSFYSISDTMTLLHKENTTFTQPLYPGLGMKDVLSWSSSGSYAELIKLL, from the exons atGGCTGGGCGGCGGCTGGAGCGCGGCATGGACCTGGACCAGAGTCAGCTCTGCTGTTCGGTCTGTCTGGACCTGCTGAAGGAGCCGGTCACCATTCCCTGTGGACACAATTACTGCAAAAGCTGTATTGTGGGATGTTGGGAGCAGGAGGTGCAGAGAGGAAAGTACAGCTGTCCTCAGTGCAGAGAGGAGTTCAGTCAGAGGCCTGTGCTGAGGAGGAACAACATGCTGGCTGAG GTTGTTAAGAAGCTGAAGAGGACGAGCACCCAGCaggcttctcctcctgctgctgtgacctGCGCCGGCCCGTCAGACGTCGCCTGTGATTTCTGCTCTGGGACGAAACCCAACAAAGCCACCATGTCCTGCCTGAATTGTCTGGCGTCTTACTGTCCGACTCACCTCCGGCCTCACTACAGTGTTCCTGTGTTGAAGAAGCACCAGCTGGTCTCTGCTACAGTCCCACTGCAGGAGAAGATGTGCACGAAGCACAACAAGCTGATGGAGGTCTTCTGCCAGACGGACAAGACGTGCATCTGTTATCTGTGTATTATAGATGAGCATAAAGGCCACAgtacagtgtcagctgcagcagagagggctGAGGAACAG aaacagCTGACTGTGAGTCAAAAGAAagtccagcagagagaaaaggagcgAAAAAAGGAGCTGAATAAGCTGATCCAAGCTCTGAAGGAGTACAAG AGCTGTTGTGGAACTGCAGTGAGGACCAGCGACAAGCTCTTTGATGGGCTGATCGCCTCCATTAAGAAGAAACGCACTCTGGTGAAGCAGCTGATGAAAAACCAGGAGAAGACTGCCGTCGCTAAGgctgaagagctgcagctgaagctggAGGACGAGATCAGcaagctgaggaggagggacTCTGAACTGGAACAGCTTTCCCATGTGGACGACAACATCCACTTCATTCAG ACGTTCCGGTCCCTCTCCGCCTCCTGTGAATCTCCGGACCTGCCTCCTGACCCCGTGGTTCGACCTCAGCACTCCTTCGAAGCCGTGACCGGTTGTGTGTCTGATCTGTGGGGTCACGTGGAGAAGCTCCTGACGGACACGTGGCCCAGGATCTCTGTCACAG CGTCTGCTGTAGATGTTGTGATGCCACCTGTGCCGAAGACGAGAGAGGAGTTTTTACGCT ATTGCTGTCGTCTGACACTGGACGTGAACTCGGCCTACATATATTTGTCCCTTTCACAAGACAACCGGCGGGCGACGAGTTCAAGCAACAAGAACTATTATGGTTCCCACTCAGACAGGTTTACAGGTATCCAGCAGGTGTTGTGCAGAGAGGGTTTGTCAGGACGATGTTACTGGGAGGTTATCTGGAGTGGATGCACTTGTTCTGTGGCGGTGTCATACAAAGACATCAGCAGATCGTCTACTGACTCAGAGTTTGGAAATAACAAGAAGTCGTGGAGTTTAGACTGCTCCCAACAAGGCTACTCTTTCCGACACAATATGAGAAGCAAAACAGTGTCAGGGCCTCAGTCCTCCAAAATTGGAGTGTATCTGGACTACAGAGCAGGTACTTTGTCCTTTTATAGCATCTCTGACACGATGACTCTGCTCCACAAAGAAAACACCACGTTCACTCAGCCTCTCTACCCTGGCCTTGGGATGAAGGATGTTTTGTCGTGGTCAAGCAGTGGATCTTATGCAGAACTGATCAAACTGTTGTGA
- the LOC119027581 gene encoding tripartite motif-containing protein 16-like: protein MAEQQQQNNMDLDQSQLCCSVCLDLLKEPVTIPCGHNYCKVCIEGCWEKEEQRGKYSCPQCREEFSQRPVLRRNNMLAEVVLKLKRMSTQQASPPAAVTCAGPSDVACDFCSEAEPNAATMSCLNCLASYCPTHLQPHYSVPVLKKHQLVSATVPLQEKMCTKHNKLMEVFCQTDKTCICYLCIIDEHKGHSTVSAAAETAEEQKQLTVSQKEVQQREQEREKELNQLIKALKEYKSCCGTAVKTNDDIFDELITSIKKKRTLVKQLMKNQEKTAVAKAEELQLQLEDEISKLRRRDSELEQLSHVDDNIHFIQTFKSLSISCENPDLRVGPFACPERSFRAVTDVVSQLMGDIDRLLNEKWPRISRTVSFTDFVMPPEPETREDMLGYCCPLTLDQNTVSKYLTISQENRRATSEKNPNCYLDRRLHRWINVGNNIRQVLCSESLSGRCYWEVTWSGSTWSVAVSYKDISQQSTYDSEFGNDNKSWSLDCSQKGYCFRHNRGSTSVSGNRTSTVGVYLDYEAGTLSFYSISGTNMTLLHKVKTTFTEPLYPGLGVKDDGSQSSSGSYAELIKLW, encoded by the exons atggctgagcagcagcagcagaacaacatGGACCTGGACCAGAGTCAGCTCTGCTGTTCGGTCTGTCTGGACCTGCTGAAGGAGCCGGTCACCATTCCCTGTGGACACAATTACTGCAAAGTCTGTATTGAGGGATGctgggagaaggaggagcagagaggaaagtaCAGCTGTCCTCAGTGCAGAGAGGAGTTCAGTCAGAGGCCTGTGCTGAGGAGGAACAACATGCTGGCTGAG GTTGTTCTGAAGCTGAAGAGGATGAGCACCCAGCaggcttctcctcctgctgctgtgacctGTGCCGGCCCGTCAGACGTCGCCTGTGATTTCTGCTCTGAGGCCGAACCCAACGCAGCCACCATGTCCTGCCTGAATTGTCTGGCGTCTTACTGTCCGACTCACCTCCAGCCTCACTACAGTGTTCCTGTGTTGAAGAAGCACCAGCTGGTCTCTGCTACAGTCCCACTGCAGGAGAAGATGTGCACGAAGCACAACAAGCTGATGGAGGTCTTCTGCCAGACGGACAAGACGTGCATCTGTTATCTGTGTATTATAGATGAGCATAAAGGCCACAgtacagtgtcagctgcagcagagacggCTGAGGAACAG aaacagCTGACTGTGAGTCAAAAGGAAGTCcagcagagagaacaggaaCGAGAAAAGGAGCTGAATCAGCTGATCAAAGCTCTGAAGGAGTACAAG AGCTGTTGTGGAACTGCAGTGAAGACCAATGATGACATCTTTGATGAGCTGATCACCTCCATTAAGAAGAAACGCACTCTGGTGAAGCAGCTGATGAAAAACCAGGAGAAGACTGCCGTCGCTAAGgctgaagagctgcagctgcagctggaggacgaGATCAGcaagctgaggaggagggacTCTGAACTGGAACAGCTTTCCCATGTGGACGACAACATCCACTTCATTCAG actTTCAagtccctctccatctcctgtgAAAATCCAGATTTGCGTGTTGGTCCTTTTGCTTGTCCTGAACGTTCGTTCAGAGCTGTGACTGATGTCGTGTCTCAGCTGATGGGTGATATAGATAGGCTCTTGAATGAAAAATGGCCCAGGATCTCCAGGACAg TGTCTTTTACAGATTTTGTGATGCCACCTGAACCGGAGACCAGAGAAGACATGTTAGGCT ATTGCTGTCCTCTAACACTGGATCAGAACACAGTCTCCAAATATTTGACCATTTCACAAGAAAATCGGCGGGCGACGAGTGAAAAAAATCCTAATTGTTATTTAGATAGACGCTTACATAGGTGGATTAATGTCGGAAATAATATCAGGCAGGTGTTGTGCAGCGAGAGTTTGTCAGGGCGATGTTACTGGGAGGTCACTTGGAGTGGTAGCACCTGGTCTGTGGCCGTGTCATACAAAGACATCAGTCAACAATCCACATATGACTCAGAGTTTGGAAATGACAACAAGTCGTGGAGTCTGGACTGCTCCCAGAAAGGTTACTGTTTCCGACACAATCGTGGAAGCACATCAGTGTCAGGCAATCGAACCTCCACGGTCGGAGTTTACCTGGATTATGAGGCAGGTACTTTGTCCTTTTATAGCATCAGTGGTACAAACATGACTCTGCTCCACAAAGTAAAAACCACTTTCACTGAGCCTCTCTATCCTGGGCTTGGGGTGAAGGATGATGGATCTCAGTCAAGCAGTGGATCTTATGCAGAACTGATCAAACTGTGGTAA